From Epinephelus lanceolatus isolate andai-2023 chromosome 12, ASM4190304v1, whole genome shotgun sequence, the proteins below share one genomic window:
- the LOC144465128 gene encoding tripartite motif-containing protein 16-like, whose protein sequence is MAQKGVELDRETFSCSICLDLLKDPGTLPCGHSYCINCIQSFWDGEDEKRIYSCPQCRQSFTPRPVLRKNTMLAVLVEQLKKTGLQAAPADHCYAGAEDVACDVCTGRKLKAFKSCLQCVASYCEKHLQPHRDSAPFKKHKLVEPSKKLQENICSRHDEVMKMFCRTDQQCICYLCSVEEHKGHDTVSAAAERTERQRELEGSRQNIQQRIQDTEKDVKLLQQEVEAISRSADKAVEHSEKIFTELIRLMEKRRSDVKQQLRWQQETEVSRVKELQEKLEREITELKRKDAELKKLSHTEDHNQFLHNYPSLSALSEATHSSSINIRPHRYFEDVTAAVSGVRDKLQDALRDTWTNVSLTVTEVDVLLPQPEPKTRAEFFRYSRHITLDPNTAFTELLLSEGNRKVTVMRQQQFYSKHPDRFTGWSQVLSRESLTGRCYWEVEWRGRGVNVAVAYKNISRAGDECLFGFNDKSWMLYCANNSYNFYHNKVQTPVSGPQSSRVGVYLDHSAGILSFYSVSETMTLLRRVQTTFTQPLYAGLCLHPDSTAELCQVK, encoded by the coding sequence ATGGCGCAGAAAGGAGTTGAGCTGGACCGAGAAACCTTCTCTTGTTCCATCTGTCTGGATCTACTGAAGGATCCGGGGACTCTTCCCTGTGGACACAGCTACTGCATCAACTGTATTCAAAGCTTCTGGGATGGAGAGGATGAGAAGAGAATCTACAGCTGCCCTCAGTGTAGGCAGAGCTTCACACCGAGGCCTGTCCTGAGGAAAAACACCATGTTAGCAGTTTTAGTGGAGCAACTGAAGAAGACTGGACTccaagctgctcctgctgatcacTGCTATGCTGGAGCTGAAGATGTGGCCTGTGATGTCTGCACTGGGAGGAAACTGAAAGCCTTCAAGTCCTGTCTGCAGTGTGTGGCCTCTTACTGTGAGAAACACCTCCAGCCTCATCGTGACTCAGCTCcattcaagaaacacaagctggtGGAGCCCTCCAAGAAGCTGCAGGAGAACATCTGCTCTCGTcatgatgaggtgatgaagatgttctgCCGCACTGATCAGCAGTGTATCTGTTATCTCTGCTCTGTGGAGGAACATAAAGGCCACGACacagtgtcagctgcagcagaaaggactgagaggcagagagagctggaggggagtcgacaaaacatccagcagagaatccaggacacagagaaagatgtgaagctgctccaacaggaggtggaggctaTCAGTCGCTCTGCTGATAAAGCAGTGGAGCACAGTGAGAAGATCTTCACTGAGCTGATCCGTCTCATGGAGAAAAGACGCtctgatgtgaagcagcagctcagatggcagcaggaaactgaagtgagtcgagtcaaagagcttcaggagaagctggagcgggagatcactgagctgaagaggaaagacGCTGAGCTGAAgaagctctcacacacagaggatcacaACCAGTTTCTACACAACTACCCCTCActgtcagcactcagtgaagcCACACACTCATCCAGCATCAACATCCGTCCTCACCGCTACTTTGAGGACGTGACAGCGGCTGTGTCAGGAGTCAGAGATAAACTACAGGACGCCCTGAGGGACACATGGACAAACGTCTCACTGACAGTGACTGAAGTGGATGTTTTACTGCCACAACCAGAGCCCAAGACCAGAGCTGAGTTCTTCAGATATTCACGTCACATCACACTGGATCCaaacacagcattcacagagcTGTTATTATCTGAGGGGAACAGGAAAGTGACAGTAATGAGACAACAACAGTTTTATTCTAAACACCCAGACAGATTCACTGGATGGTCTCAGGTCCTGAGTAGAGAGAGTCTGACTGGacgttgttactgggaggtggagtggagaggaagaggagttaATGTAGCGGTCGCATACAAGAATATCAGCAGAGCAGGGGATGAATGTTTATTTGGATTCAATGACAAATCTTGGATGTTATATTGTGCCAATAACAGTTATAACTTTTATCACAACAAAGTCCAAACTCCCGTCTCAGGTCCTCAGTCCTCCAGAGTAGGAGTGTACCTGGATCACAgtgcaggtattctgtccttctacagcgtctctgaaaccatgactctcctccgcagagtccagaccacattcactcagcctctctatgCTGGACTTTGTCTTCATCCTGATTCCACAGCTGAGTTGTGTCAAGTCAAATag
- the LOC144465127 gene encoding tripartite motif-containing protein 16-like, whose protein sequence is MAQKGVELDRETFSCSICLDLLKDPGTLPCGHSNCINCIQSFWDGEDEKRIYSCPQCRQSFTPRPVLRKNTMLAVLVEQLKKTGHQAAPADHCYAGAEDVACDVCTGRKLKAFKSCLQCVASYCEKHLQPHRDSAPLQKHKLVEPSKKLQQNICSRHDEVMKMFCRTDQQCICYLCSVEEHKGHDTVSAAAERTERQRELEGSRQNIQQRIQDTEKDVKLLQQEVEAISRSADKAVEHSEKIFTELICLMEKRRSDVKQQLRWQQKTEVSRVKELQEKLEQEITELKRKDAELKQLSHTEDHKQFLHNYPSLSALSEATHSSSINIRPRRYFEDVTAAVSGVRDKLQDALRDTWTNVSLTGTEVDVLLPQPEPKTRAEFFTYSRHITLDPNTANTWLLLSEGNRKVTFMSQQQSYSDHPERFTGWSQVLSRESLTGRCYWEVEWRGGVYVAVAYKNISRAGGECRFGHSDKSWALRCVNSYEFYHNSVKTPISGPQSSRVGVYLDHSAGILSFYSVSETMTLLHRVQTTFTQPLYAGLWVYSDSTAELCQVK, encoded by the coding sequence ATGGCGCAGAAAGGAGTTGAGCTGGACCGAGAAACCTTCTCTTGTTCCATCTGTCTGGATCTACTGAAGGATCCGGGGACTCTTCCCTGTGGACACAGCAACTGCATCAACTGTATTCAAAGCTTCTGGGATGGAGAGGATGAGAAGAGAATCTACAGCTGCCCTCAGTGTAGGCAGAGCTTCACACCGAGGCCTGTCCTGAGGAAAAACACCATGTTAGCAGTTTTAGTGGAGCAACTGAAGAAGACTGGACAccaagctgctcctgctgatcacTGCTATGCTGGAGCTGAAGATGTGGCCTGTGATGTCTGCACTGGGAGGAAACTGAAAGCCTTCAAGTCCTGTCTACAGTGTGTGGCCTCTTACTGTGAGAAACACCTCCAGCCTCATCGTGACTCGGCTCCATTACAGAAACACAAGCTGGTGGAGCCCTCCAagaagctgcagcagaacaTCTGCTCTCGTcatgatgaggtgatgaagatgttctgCCGCACTGATCAGCAGTGTATCTGTTATCTCTGCTCTGTGGAGGAACATAAAGGCCACGACacagtgtcagctgcagcagaaaggactgagaggcagagagagctggaggggagtcgacaaaacatccagcagagaatccaggacacagagaaagatgtgaagctgctccaacaggaggtggaggctaTCAGTCGCTCTGCTGATAAAGCAGTGGAGCACAGTGAGAAGATCTTCACTGAGCTGATCTGTCTCATGGAGAAAAGACGCtctgatgtgaagcagcagctcagatggCAGCAGAAAACTGAAGTGAGTCGAGTCAAAGAGCTTCAGGAGAAACTGGagcaggagatcactgagctgaagaggaaagacgctgagctgaagcagctctcacacacagaggatcacaAGCAGTTTCTACACAACTACCCCTCActgtcagcactcagtgaagcCACACACTCATCCAGCATCAACATCCGTCCTCGCCGCTACTTTGAGGATGTGACAGCGGCTGTGTCAGGAGTCAGAGATAAACTACAGGACGCTCTGAGGGACACATGGACAAACGTCTCACTGACAGGGACTGAAGTGGATGTTTTACTGCCACAACCAGAGCCCAAGACCAGAGCTGAGTTCTTCACATATTCACGTCACATCACACTGgatccaaacacagcaaacacatggCTGTTATTATCTGAGGGGAACAGGAAAGTGACATTCATGAGTCAACAACAGTCTTATTCTGATCACCCAGAAAGATTCACTGGATGGTCTCAGGTCCTGAGTAGAGAGAGTCTGACTGGacgttgttactgggaggtggagtggagaggaggagtttATGTAGCAGTCGCATACAAGAATATCAGCAGAGCAGGGGGTGAATGTAGATTTGGACACAGTGACAAATCATGGGCATTAAGATGTGTCAACAGTTATGAGTTTTATCACAACAGTGTCAAAACTCCCATCTCAGGTCCTCAGTCCTCCAGAGTAGGAGTGTACCTGGATCACAgtgcaggtattctgtccttctacagcgtctctgaaaccatgactctcctccacagagtccagaccacattcactcagcctctctatgCTGGACTTTGGGTTTATTCTGATTCCACAGCTGAGTTGTGTCAAGTCAAATag